In Nocardia asteroides, a single genomic region encodes these proteins:
- a CDS encoding acetyl-CoA hydrolase/transferase family protein: MTAIPLADLDLRTILRPGDHIVAGQACGEPTSLIEALIEQGPEIPELSLFIATSFSGLLTPAAAKAFRPVSMGAIGALRALAKAHLLEVIPCHVSRVGPMLETGAIPCDVAFVQVPPADPDGTHSLGLISDHVLAAVRAARTVVAEVNDRVPRTAGERIAAAEIDYAVEVSRDPVRVPPAPITELDQAIAAHVAEFIGDGSVLQVGVGAVPDAVLRLLGDRRDLGVHSGMLGDGLVDLVEAGVITNARKAIDTGVSITGALIGTDRLYRFADGDDRIRMCTTAYTHDPAVLARLDRLVTINSAVEVELTGQVNAEQSGSAYLGGTGGQVDFVRAGARSPGGHAVIALPATAKGGTVSRITAALSGPVTTARSDVDVIVTEFGAAELAGRTLAERARRLVAIAHPDFRDDLERAAREIQRRGF; this comes from the coding sequence GTGACCGCGATCCCGCTCGCCGACCTCGACCTCCGGACCATCCTCCGCCCCGGCGACCACATCGTCGCCGGCCAGGCCTGCGGCGAGCCCACCTCGCTGATCGAGGCCCTGATCGAGCAGGGCCCGGAGATCCCCGAGCTCTCGCTCTTCATCGCGACCAGCTTCTCCGGCCTCCTCACCCCGGCCGCCGCCAAGGCGTTCCGCCCGGTGAGCATGGGCGCCATCGGCGCGCTCCGCGCCCTCGCCAAGGCGCACCTGCTGGAGGTGATCCCGTGCCACGTGAGCCGGGTCGGCCCGATGCTGGAGACCGGAGCCATCCCCTGCGACGTCGCCTTCGTCCAGGTGCCACCCGCCGACCCCGACGGCACGCACAGCCTCGGCCTGATCAGCGACCACGTCCTTGCCGCCGTCCGCGCGGCGCGAACCGTGGTGGCCGAGGTCAACGACCGGGTCCCGCGCACCGCGGGCGAGCGCATCGCCGCGGCCGAGATCGACTACGCCGTCGAGGTCTCCCGGGACCCGGTGCGGGTGCCGCCCGCACCGATCACCGAGCTCGACCAGGCCATCGCGGCCCACGTCGCCGAGTTCATCGGCGACGGCTCGGTGCTGCAGGTCGGCGTCGGCGCGGTCCCGGACGCCGTGCTCCGCCTGCTCGGCGACCGCCGCGACCTCGGCGTGCACTCCGGCATGCTCGGCGACGGCCTGGTCGACCTGGTCGAGGCGGGGGTGATCACCAACGCGCGCAAGGCGATCGACACCGGCGTCTCGATCACCGGCGCCCTGATCGGCACCGACCGCCTCTACCGCTTCGCCGACGGTGACGACCGCATCCGCATGTGCACCACCGCCTACACCCACGACCCCGCGGTGCTGGCCCGGCTCGACCGGCTGGTCACCATCAACTCCGCGGTCGAGGTCGAGCTGACCGGCCAGGTCAATGCCGAGCAGAGCGGCTCGGCCTACCTGGGCGGCACCGGCGGCCAGGTCGACTTCGTGCGCGCGGGCGCCCGCTCGCCGGGGGGGCACGCGGTGATCGCGCTGCCCGCCACCGCCAAGGGCGGCACCGTCAGCCGGATCACCGCCGCGCTCTCCGGCCCGGTCACCACCGCGCGCAGCGACGTGGACGTGATCGTCACCGAGTTCGGCGCCGCCGAGCTGGCCGGCCGCACCCTGGCCGAGCGCGCGCGACGGCTCGTCGCCATCGCGCACCCCGATTTTCGCGACGACCTGGAGCGCGCGGCCCGCGAGATCCAGCGGAGAGGATTCTGA
- a CDS encoding esterase/lipase family protein, with product MRIPRRLAAPLAAATALATVWTAAPAAADELPTYSYLSGLAAQVTAPGSSPPGANVPGCKPSREHPEPVVLLHGLSNDTVTWNTLAPVLAGAGFCVFSLTFGTGALGPIGSVGPAPESARQIAAFIDRVRAETGAAKVDLVGHSMGGAIPFYYLRNLGGIPAIDDYIALAAPLHGATLSGTAAPFTVVLEQLGVRDQAEESCGPCQFSPGTAFLAELNPDPAIAPEIEFTTIVSRYDQIATPYPTGQLTGPNVRNVVLQDLCATDYTEHFELTADPVAVREILNTLDPAHAAPAACAVVLPYIGPVG from the coding sequence ATGCGCATTCCCCGCCGCCTCGCGGCACCGCTCGCCGCCGCGACGGCGCTCGCGACGGTGTGGACGGCAGCGCCCGCCGCCGCGGACGAGCTGCCCACCTACAGCTACCTGTCGGGTCTCGCGGCACAGGTCACCGCGCCCGGCAGCTCGCCGCCGGGCGCGAACGTACCCGGGTGCAAGCCGAGCCGGGAGCATCCGGAGCCGGTGGTGCTGCTGCACGGCCTGAGCAACGACACCGTCACCTGGAACACCCTCGCCCCGGTACTGGCCGGGGCCGGCTTCTGCGTCTTCTCGCTGACCTTCGGCACCGGTGCGCTCGGCCCGATCGGCTCGGTCGGCCCGGCGCCGGAGAGCGCGCGGCAGATCGCCGCCTTCATCGACCGGGTGCGCGCCGAGACCGGCGCCGCGAAGGTGGATCTCGTCGGGCACTCGATGGGCGGCGCGATCCCGTTCTACTACCTGCGCAACCTCGGCGGGATCCCGGCGATCGACGACTACATCGCACTGGCCGCGCCGCTGCACGGCGCCACGCTGAGCGGCACCGCGGCGCCGTTCACCGTCGTGCTGGAGCAGCTCGGCGTGCGCGATCAGGCGGAGGAATCGTGCGGGCCGTGCCAGTTCTCGCCGGGCACGGCGTTCCTGGCCGAGCTGAACCCGGACCCCGCCATCGCGCCGGAGATCGAGTTCACCACCATCGTCTCCCGGTACGACCAGATCGCCACCCCGTACCCCACCGGCCAGCTGACCGGCCCGAACGTCCGCAATGTGGTGCTGCAGGACCTGTGCGCGACCGACTACACCGAGCACTTCGAGCTCACCGCGGACCCGGTGGCCGTGCGCGAGATCCTCAACACCCTCGACCCCGCGCACGCCGCACCCGCGGCCTGCGCCGTCGTGCTGCCCTACATCGGCCCGGTCGGCTGA
- a CDS encoding LLM class F420-dependent oxidoreductase translates to MRFLFHYPELAGDQGDLLDAGPLAEVAAAAELNGFDGFSISEHPAPGARWLASGGHQTLDPFVALSFAAAATTRLRLLTYLSVAPYRNPMLLAKAAATLDLLSGGRLTLGLGTGYLKGEFHALGVDFAERNTLFDEALDVLPLHWSGEPFSYTGAHFDAREVVARPRPVQRPIPIWVGGNSALSRRRVGAKAQGWIPMTGGAELSTTARTAELGTIPELARKIGEIREQAAAAGRTEHIDLVYSYHAAADPEIEPERHRAAFAELAAAGVDWLVISNRTPTAAATFDFLAAFGTTYLAS, encoded by the coding sequence GTGCGCTTCCTCTTCCACTACCCCGAGCTCGCGGGGGACCAGGGTGACCTGCTGGACGCCGGGCCACTCGCCGAGGTCGCCGCGGCGGCCGAGCTCAACGGCTTCGACGGCTTCTCGATCAGCGAGCACCCCGCTCCGGGCGCGCGCTGGCTGGCCTCGGGCGGGCACCAGACGCTCGACCCGTTCGTCGCGCTCTCCTTCGCGGCGGCCGCGACCACCAGGTTGCGGCTGCTCACGTACCTGTCTGTGGCCCCGTACCGGAATCCGATGCTGCTCGCCAAGGCGGCCGCGACGCTCGACCTGCTCTCCGGCGGGCGGCTCACGCTCGGGCTCGGCACCGGCTATCTCAAGGGCGAATTCCATGCTCTCGGAGTCGATTTCGCGGAGCGGAACACGCTCTTCGACGAGGCGCTCGACGTGCTGCCGCTGCACTGGAGCGGCGAGCCGTTCAGCTACACCGGCGCGCACTTCGACGCCAGGGAGGTGGTCGCCCGGCCGCGCCCGGTGCAGCGGCCCATCCCGATCTGGGTGGGCGGCAACTCCGCGCTCAGCCGCAGGCGGGTCGGGGCCAAGGCGCAGGGCTGGATTCCGATGACCGGCGGCGCGGAGCTCAGCACCACCGCGCGGACCGCGGAGCTGGGCACCATCCCGGAGCTGGCGCGCAAGATCGGCGAGATCCGGGAGCAGGCGGCGGCGGCCGGGCGCACCGAGCACATCGACCTCGTGTACTCCTACCACGCCGCCGCCGACCCGGAGATCGAGCCGGAGCGGCACCGCGCGGCCTTCGCCGAGCTCGCCGCGGCCGGGGTGGACTGGCTGGTCATCTCCAACCGGACGCCGACCGCCGCGGCCACCTTCGACTTCCTGGCGGCCTTCGGCACGACCTACCTGGCGTCATGA
- a CDS encoding TetR/AcrR family transcriptional regulator has translation MARPAEPGRTALLTAGAEVAADRGLRGLSINAVVERAGMAKGTFYHHFADRRSYVVALHRRYHDELGEAVAGVIAGLEPGPERLGAAVTGYLDACLATRGTKAFLAQSRTDTDLLDEVHARNGTVAAGIEPDLSVIGWPDPGAVAHLLVAMVAEIALTELYAREPRPELRATALTLVTRPAE, from the coding sequence ATGGCACGTCCGGCCGAGCCGGGGCGCACCGCGCTGCTCACCGCGGGCGCGGAGGTCGCCGCCGACCGCGGGCTGCGCGGGCTCTCGATCAATGCCGTCGTCGAGCGGGCGGGGATGGCGAAGGGGACCTTCTACCATCACTTCGCGGATCGGCGCAGCTACGTCGTGGCGCTGCATCGGCGGTACCACGACGAGCTCGGGGAGGCGGTCGCCGGCGTGATCGCCGGGCTGGAACCCGGGCCGGAGCGGCTCGGCGCCGCAGTCACCGGCTATCTGGACGCCTGCCTGGCCACCCGCGGGACCAAGGCGTTCCTGGCGCAGTCGCGGACCGACACCGATCTGCTGGACGAGGTGCACGCCAGGAACGGGACGGTGGCGGCCGGGATCGAGCCGGATCTGAGCGTGATCGGCTGGCCGGATCCCGGGGCGGTCGCGCACCTGCTGGTCGCGATGGTGGCGGAGATCGCGCTCACCGAGCTCTACGCGCGCGAGCCCCGTCCGGAGCTGCGCGCCACCGCGCTGACGCTGGTCACGCGCCCGGCGGAGTGA
- a CDS encoding 2Fe-2S iron-sulfur cluster-binding protein: MAGNVNEPATATAVEATILLDGRTETVRLASDDTVLEAARRAGLNPPFACEAGNCGTCMAVLREGRVEMRINDALTDEDLAEGYVLTCQSEPRTPAITIEYE; this comes from the coding sequence ATGGCCGGAAACGTCAACGAGCCCGCTACCGCGACCGCCGTGGAGGCGACGATCCTGCTCGACGGCCGCACCGAGACGGTGCGGCTCGCCTCCGACGACACGGTGCTGGAGGCCGCCCGCAGGGCCGGGCTGAACCCGCCCTTCGCCTGCGAGGCGGGGAACTGCGGCACCTGCATGGCCGTGCTGCGGGAGGGCCGGGTGGAGATGCGGATCAACGACGCGCTGACCGATGAGGACCTCGCCGAGGGGTACGTCCTCACCTGCCAGTCCGAACCGCGCACCCCCGCCATCACGATCGAGTACGAGTAG
- a CDS encoding SDR family NAD(P)-dependent oxidoreductase → MSWFEERAGLAGTVAIVTGGAGGLGQAIVADLVANGVEVAVLDRDPGAAAALPDGVLARVGDARDPAELAALFAAVDERWGRLDTLVNVVGGTFRAAFTDTTPGGWDALLRTNLTHVLHACSLAVPRMRAGGRGGSIITISTVEAHRAAPGFAVYAAAKAAVEHFARTLAVEVAPDGIRVNNVAPDYVPTPNLRRIGGGDGALDDPAGVRVAIPMGRAGVVTDVSHSVVFLASRLSAYITGTTLHPDGGTHASAGWFNWPGEGWANHVPPRYLRDQPTGPM, encoded by the coding sequence ATGAGCTGGTTCGAGGAGCGGGCCGGGCTGGCGGGCACGGTCGCGATCGTCACCGGCGGGGCGGGCGGGCTCGGGCAGGCCATCGTGGCCGACCTGGTGGCGAACGGGGTCGAGGTGGCGGTGCTCGACCGCGACCCCGGGGCCGCCGCCGCGCTGCCGGACGGCGTGCTGGCCCGGGTCGGCGACGCCCGCGACCCGGCGGAGCTCGCGGCGCTCTTCGCCGCGGTGGACGAGCGCTGGGGCCGGCTGGACACCCTGGTGAACGTCGTCGGCGGCACCTTCCGCGCCGCCTTCACCGACACCACCCCCGGCGGCTGGGACGCGCTGCTGCGCACCAACCTCACGCACGTCCTGCACGCCTGCTCGCTCGCCGTTCCGCGCATGCGGGCCGGCGGGCGCGGGGGCAGCATCATCACCATCTCGACCGTCGAGGCGCACCGCGCCGCACCGGGTTTCGCGGTGTACGCGGCGGCCAAGGCCGCGGTCGAGCACTTCGCCCGGACGCTGGCGGTGGAGGTGGCGCCGGACGGGATCCGGGTGAACAACGTGGCCCCCGACTACGTCCCGACCCCGAACCTGCGCCGGATCGGCGGCGGCGACGGGGCGCTGGACGACCCCGCCGGGGTCCGGGTGGCGATCCCCATGGGCCGCGCGGGCGTCGTCACCGACGTCTCGCACAGCGTGGTGTTCCTCGCCTCCCGGCTCTCGGCGTACATCACCGGGACCACCCTGCACCCCGACGGCGGCACGCACGCCTCCGCGGGCTGGTTCAACTGGCCCGGCGAGGGGTGGGCGAATCACGTTCCGCCGCGGTATCTCCGGGATCAGCCGACCGGGCCGATGTAG
- a CDS encoding TetR/AcrR family transcriptional regulator, with the protein MDEPGAVARRIAQRALARRGADYADEVRRLLDSALVVMAAGGTTAKPRVADIVAAAGLSNETFYRHFPSKDALVAALLEDGSERLARYTAHRMAGEREPRARVRRWVAAVLAQAEAESAAATLAVLWNAAGPGIALEPGPGVVGEALAGLLHADLAELGSAAPDFDAAMIAHATVGTLTDLLRRRALPDPELVERITAFALRALTPPV; encoded by the coding sequence GTGGACGAACCGGGTGCGGTGGCGCGCCGGATCGCGCAGCGGGCGCTGGCCCGCCGCGGGGCCGACTACGCCGACGAGGTGCGCCGCCTGCTGGACTCCGCCCTGGTCGTGATGGCGGCGGGGGGAACGACGGCGAAGCCGAGGGTGGCCGATATCGTGGCCGCGGCCGGGCTCTCCAACGAAACCTTCTACCGGCACTTCCCCTCCAAGGACGCGCTGGTGGCGGCGCTGCTCGAGGACGGCTCGGAGCGGCTCGCGCGCTATACCGCGCACCGGATGGCGGGGGAGCGGGAGCCGCGCGCCCGGGTCCGGCGCTGGGTGGCTGCGGTGCTCGCCCAGGCCGAGGCGGAGTCGGCGGCCGCCACCCTCGCCGTGCTCTGGAACGCGGCAGGCCCCGGCATCGCGCTCGAGCCGGGCCCCGGCGTGGTCGGCGAGGCGCTCGCCGGGCTGCTCCACGCCGACCTGGCCGAACTCGGCAGCGCCGCCCCCGATTTCGACGCCGCCATGATCGCGCACGCCACCGTCGGCACCCTCACCGACCTCCTCCGCCGCCGCGCGCTGCCCGACCCCGAACTGGTGGAGCGCATCACCGCCTTCGCCCTGCGCGCCCTCACTCCGCCGGTCTGA
- a CDS encoding acyl-CoA dehydrogenase family protein has product MTDDSTADRRFFQATTRDFLAGTVPIGTVRALAESGTGFDRGWWRRGAELGWTAMLVPEELGGGSVSGQPMTELALVAEELGRAAAPGPFVTTSAVLAGLATGADVADTVAAILSGETIATWAVYEPGRGFDALGGEVPGTTATPSGDGYLVTGVKDRVEAADQADVFLVTADSANGPIQLLVRADDPGVTVSPAWTIDLTRRTATVTFDAAAGTAVHTGDAAVRALRAQADTAALLTAAESVGAADQALTATLTWLFDRYTFGRPLASYQALKHRMADNKTWLEACRATAFAAAAAWDAGSPATTENISIAKSYVAERTPVIAQDCVQLHGGIGVTWEHDLHLYLRRITLGRALYGTPEEHRRHITDLLESAA; this is encoded by the coding sequence ATGACCGATGATTCCACCGCGGACCGGCGGTTTTTCCAGGCCACCACCCGCGACTTCCTCGCCGGGACGGTGCCGATCGGCACCGTCCGCGCGCTCGCCGAGTCCGGCACCGGTTTCGACCGGGGCTGGTGGCGCCGCGGCGCCGAGCTCGGCTGGACCGCCATGCTGGTGCCGGAGGAGCTGGGCGGCGGCTCGGTCTCCGGGCAGCCGATGACCGAGCTAGCCCTGGTCGCCGAGGAGCTGGGGCGGGCCGCCGCGCCAGGGCCGTTCGTCACCACGAGCGCGGTGCTCGCCGGGCTGGCGACCGGCGCGGACGTGGCCGACACGGTGGCCGCGATTCTGTCCGGCGAGACCATCGCGACCTGGGCGGTGTACGAGCCGGGCCGCGGCTTCGACGCGCTCGGCGGCGAGGTGCCCGGCACCACCGCGACACCATCGGGCGACGGCTATCTGGTCACCGGGGTCAAGGACCGGGTGGAGGCGGCCGATCAGGCCGACGTCTTCCTGGTCACCGCGGACAGCGCGAACGGCCCGATCCAGCTGCTGGTGCGCGCCGACGACCCCGGCGTCACGGTCAGCCCGGCCTGGACCATCGACCTCACCCGCCGCACCGCCACCGTCACCTTCGACGCCGCCGCGGGCACCGCCGTGCACACCGGCGATGCCGCGGTGCGGGCGCTGCGCGCGCAGGCGGACACCGCCGCGCTGCTCACCGCGGCCGAGTCGGTCGGCGCCGCCGACCAGGCGCTCACCGCGACCCTGACCTGGCTCTTCGACCGCTACACCTTCGGCCGCCCGCTCGCCTCGTACCAGGCGCTCAAGCACCGCATGGCGGACAACAAGACCTGGCTGGAGGCGTGCCGCGCCACCGCCTTCGCCGCGGCGGCGGCGTGGGACGCGGGCTCGCCCGCCACCACCGAGAACATCAGCATCGCGAAATCGTATGTGGCCGAACGCACCCCGGTGATCGCGCAGGACTGCGTGCAGCTGCACGGCGGCATCGGCGTCACCTGGGAGCACGACCTGCACCTCTACCTCCGCCGGATCACCCTCGGCCGCGCGCTCTACGGCACGCCCGAGGAGCACCGCAGGCACATCACCGACCTGCTCGAATCCGCCGCCTGA
- a CDS encoding acyl-CoA dehydrogenase family protein: protein MSTETEPVEEFRARARDWLRETLPPSSGTEMKSDSEEAWDRARQLQRILHDGGFAGICFPREYGGRGLSPAHQRAFDAESLPYEMPLLLNVPTLAICAASLLDLGTEEQKRAHLPAVLRGDEVLVQFLSEPQGGSDLAGLTTRAERDGENWILNGSKIWSSGAYAADYGLCLARTNWEVPKHRGLTLFLVPVHADGVTVQRIKQVTGSTEFCQEFFDDVVLPADAVLGEVDAGWAAASRLLFHERGALGGTSPFTSGAKPHLGGEADTLLRLARATGQLGDTRVREDIGAARAMTVVRDQLIDHITQAIMSGALPPAAGSITRLFSAENAWLQTDTALRIAGADGATHAPGAAADTETVGLDYLFRAAWSLAGGSTEMARTVISERVLGMPREYAADRDVPFNQVKRGRS, encoded by the coding sequence ATGAGCACCGAGACCGAGCCCGTCGAGGAATTCCGCGCCCGCGCGCGGGACTGGCTGCGCGAGACCCTGCCGCCCTCCTCCGGCACCGAGATGAAATCCGACTCCGAGGAGGCGTGGGACCGCGCCAGGCAGTTGCAGCGCATCCTGCACGACGGCGGCTTCGCCGGGATCTGCTTCCCCCGCGAGTACGGCGGCCGGGGCCTGAGCCCGGCGCACCAGCGCGCCTTCGACGCGGAGTCGCTGCCGTACGAGATGCCGCTGCTGCTCAACGTCCCGACGCTGGCCATCTGCGCGGCCAGCCTGCTCGACCTGGGCACCGAGGAGCAGAAGCGCGCGCACCTGCCCGCGGTGCTGCGCGGCGACGAGGTGCTGGTCCAGTTCCTCTCCGAGCCGCAGGGCGGCTCCGACCTGGCCGGGCTCACCACCCGCGCCGAGCGCGACGGCGAGAACTGGATCCTGAACGGCTCCAAGATCTGGAGCTCCGGCGCCTACGCCGCGGACTACGGGCTCTGCCTGGCCCGCACCAACTGGGAGGTGCCGAAGCACCGCGGCCTGACCCTGTTCCTGGTCCCTGTGCACGCCGATGGCGTCACCGTGCAGCGGATCAAGCAGGTCACCGGCTCGACCGAGTTCTGCCAGGAGTTCTTCGACGATGTCGTGCTGCCCGCCGACGCGGTGCTCGGCGAGGTGGACGCGGGCTGGGCGGCGGCCTCCCGGCTGCTCTTCCACGAGCGCGGCGCGCTCGGCGGCACCTCGCCGTTCACCAGCGGCGCGAAGCCGCACCTCGGCGGCGAGGCGGACACCCTACTCCGGCTGGCGCGGGCAACCGGGCAGCTCGGCGACACCAGGGTGCGCGAGGACATCGGCGCCGCGCGCGCCATGACCGTGGTGCGCGACCAGCTCATCGACCACATCACCCAGGCCATCATGAGCGGCGCGCTCCCCCCGGCGGCGGGCTCGATCACCCGGCTCTTCTCCGCCGAGAACGCCTGGCTGCAGACCGATACCGCGCTGCGGATCGCCGGGGCGGACGGCGCCACGCACGCGCCGGGCGCCGCCGCCGACACCGAGACGGTCGGGCTGGACTACCTCTTCCGCGCGGCCTGGAGCCTGGCGGGTGGGAGCACCGAGATGGCGCGCACCGTGATCAGCGAGCGGGTGCTCGGGATGCCGCGGGAGTACGCCGCGGACCGGGACGTCCCGTTCAACCAGGTCAAGCGCGGGCGGAGCTGA
- a CDS encoding enoyl-CoA hydratase/isomerase family protein yields the protein MSDDAVLFDARPDGIAVLTLNRPDTRNCLAKDVRDGLFAAWERFERDPALRVAILTGAGRTFCAGGDLQEMVATGMGVPPRDMFPLPYDTIELSKPTIAAVNGHAFAGGWMIAQACDLCVASTAATFAVTEVKVGRSSPWASPLIHMIPQRIMMEILLTGKPIDARRAYEIGLVNRLAEPEKLLETALELARDILAGAPLSVRAARETVMLATEMGRSAALRAARHASTQCYESADAQEGPRAFAEKRRPEWSGR from the coding sequence ATGAGCGACGACGCCGTCCTGTTCGACGCCCGCCCGGACGGCATCGCCGTCCTCACCCTGAACCGCCCCGACACCCGCAACTGCCTGGCGAAGGATGTCCGCGACGGCCTCTTCGCCGCCTGGGAGCGCTTCGAGCGCGACCCCGCGCTGCGGGTGGCGATCCTCACCGGCGCCGGCCGCACCTTCTGCGCGGGCGGCGACCTCCAGGAGATGGTCGCGACCGGCATGGGCGTCCCGCCGCGGGACATGTTCCCGCTGCCCTACGACACCATCGAGCTGAGCAAGCCGACCATCGCCGCGGTCAACGGCCACGCCTTCGCCGGTGGCTGGATGATCGCCCAGGCGTGTGACCTCTGCGTGGCCAGCACCGCCGCGACCTTCGCCGTCACCGAGGTCAAGGTGGGGCGCAGCTCGCCGTGGGCGTCGCCGCTCATCCACATGATCCCGCAGCGGATCATGATGGAGATCCTGCTGACCGGGAAGCCGATCGACGCCCGCCGCGCCTACGAGATCGGGCTGGTCAACCGGCTCGCCGAGCCCGAGAAGCTGCTGGAGACCGCGCTGGAGCTGGCCCGCGACATCCTGGCGGGCGCGCCGCTCTCGGTGCGCGCCGCCAGGGAGACGGTCATGCTCGCCACCGAGATGGGGCGCTCCGCGGCGCTGCGGGCGGCGCGGCACGCCTCGACCCAGTGCTACGAGAGCGCCGACGCGCAGGAGGGGCCGCGCGCCTTCGCCGAGAAGCGCCGGCCGGAGTGGAGCGGACGTTGA
- a CDS encoding phosphotransferase family protein, translated as MTDLHTPRLAAWMDAAGLPGAGAPLHTRPLSGGAQNEIYEVMRADFRAALRIPPAAAPPERDAGILREWRIIAALDGTDVPHTPGVAVCTDPAVLGRAFYLMGFVDGWSPMDHQRAWPDPFDSDIEARRGLALQLAEGIGLLSRVDWKERGLADLGRPDGFHDRQVTRWTGFFERVGGRDLDGMAAATNWLRAHRPLDFVPGIMHGDYQFANVMYRHGGPARLAAIVDWEMGTVGDPKLDLAWMLQGWPANTADPEQGAFAYVDMRHLPAREEVAAHYAAVSGRQVDDLDYYLVLAQWKLAIVLEQGFQRAGGDEKLLAFGPIVPELMRSAAELAESTSYRG; from the coding sequence ATGACCGACCTGCACACCCCGCGGCTGGCCGCCTGGATGGATGCGGCGGGGCTGCCCGGCGCGGGCGCCCCGCTGCACACCCGGCCGCTCTCCGGCGGTGCCCAGAACGAGATCTACGAGGTGATGCGCGCCGACTTCCGCGCCGCGCTGCGCATTCCGCCCGCGGCGGCCCCGCCCGAGCGGGACGCCGGGATCCTGCGCGAGTGGCGCATCATCGCGGCGCTGGACGGCACCGACGTCCCGCACACGCCGGGGGTGGCGGTCTGCACCGACCCGGCGGTGCTCGGCCGCGCCTTCTACCTCATGGGGTTCGTGGACGGCTGGTCGCCGATGGATCACCAGCGGGCCTGGCCCGACCCCTTCGACAGCGATATCGAGGCACGCCGCGGGCTCGCGCTGCAACTGGCCGAGGGCATCGGCCTGCTCTCCCGGGTGGACTGGAAGGAGCGCGGCCTCGCCGACCTGGGCCGCCCGGACGGCTTCCACGACCGCCAGGTCACCCGCTGGACCGGCTTCTTCGAGCGGGTCGGGGGCCGCGACCTGGACGGCATGGCCGCGGCGACGAACTGGCTGCGCGCCCACCGTCCGCTCGATTTCGTGCCCGGCATCATGCACGGCGACTACCAGTTCGCGAATGTCATGTACCGGCACGGCGGCCCGGCCCGGCTGGCCGCGATCGTGGACTGGGAGATGGGCACCGTCGGTGACCCGAAACTGGACCTGGCCTGGATGCTGCAGGGCTGGCCGGCGAACACCGCCGACCCGGAGCAAGGCGCCTTCGCCTACGTGGACATGCGGCACCTGCCCGCGCGCGAGGAGGTGGCGGCGCACTACGCCGCGGTCTCCGGCAGGCAGGTCGACGACCTGGACTACTACCTGGTGCTGGCGCAGTGGAAGCTGGCCATCGTGCTGGAGCAGGGCTTCCAGCGCGCGGGCGGCGACGAGAAGCTGCTCGCCTTCGGGCCGATCGTGCCGGAGCTCATGCGCTCGGCCGCCGAGCTCGCGGAGAGCACCTCCTACCGCGGCTGA